A stretch of Pseudorhodobacter turbinis DNA encodes these proteins:
- a CDS encoding enoyl-CoA hydratase-related protein, whose translation MTNGVEVTRRGRVLEIKMNRPKVNAIDIPMSQALGAAFAELRDDPDLWVGILTAEGDKIFSAGWDLKALNSGEMQLDNWWETADYGDGGFAGLTENWTLNKPVIAALNGLVIGGGFEVALGCDLLIAADHVEFGLPEMPLGIVPDAGALQRLPRRIPHNIAVEMFLLGRRMTAKEAAHYGLVNKVVPKENLMEAAREWADSIAASAPLAMQSVKEVLRAIECQPLETAFEKMRGEDLTTYRKMLKSEDSAEGVAAFVEKRAPIFKGR comes from the coding sequence GTGACAAACGGTGTTGAAGTCACTCGGCGCGGCCGGGTTCTTGAAATCAAAATGAACCGCCCAAAGGTCAATGCTATCGACATTCCGATGAGCCAGGCCCTGGGAGCGGCCTTCGCTGAACTGCGCGACGACCCAGATCTGTGGGTGGGTATTTTGACGGCGGAAGGGGATAAAATCTTTTCCGCAGGTTGGGACCTCAAGGCGCTGAATTCCGGTGAGATGCAGCTGGATAACTGGTGGGAAACTGCCGATTATGGCGACGGAGGGTTTGCCGGCCTGACCGAGAACTGGACCCTCAACAAGCCGGTGATCGCCGCGCTGAACGGTCTGGTCATTGGCGGCGGCTTTGAAGTTGCGCTGGGGTGTGACCTTTTAATTGCAGCCGACCATGTGGAGTTTGGCTTGCCTGAAATGCCGCTGGGGATTGTGCCAGATGCTGGTGCTCTGCAACGGCTTCCTCGTCGCATTCCGCACAACATCGCTGTCGAAATGTTCCTTTTGGGACGTCGAATGACGGCAAAGGAAGCCGCGCATTACGGGTTGGTGAACAAGGTGGTCCCCAAGGAAAACCTGATGGAAGCAGCGCGTGAATGGGCTGATTCCATCGCGGCATCTGCCCCGCTGGCGATGCAAAGCGTAAAGGAAGTGCTCCGCGCCATTGAATGCCAACCGCTTGAAACCGCGTTTGAGAAAATGCGCGGTGAAGACCTGACCACTTATCGCAAAATGCTGAAATCTGAAGATTCAGCGGAAGGCGTGGCTGCGTTCGTCGAAAAACGAGCGCCAATTTTCAAAGGACGTTGA
- a CDS encoding RidA family protein encodes MTKQVIGGPLVIDGRKLSLSRAIRAGDFIFLTGQIPMQDGVPMTRGSIEEQTRAILEDIKATLAMAGCEMHDVVKAMVWLCDRTDFAGFNAVYGEYFPIEPPTRSAIVSDLLVDARVEVEVVAYKPLKAGG; translated from the coding sequence ATGACAAAACAGGTAATCGGGGGGCCACTGGTCATTGATGGGCGCAAGCTGTCCCTGTCTCGCGCCATTCGGGCAGGGGATTTTATTTTTCTAACAGGCCAAATTCCGATGCAGGACGGCGTGCCGATGACACGCGGCAGCATCGAAGAGCAGACCAGAGCAATTCTTGAGGACATTAAAGCCACGCTGGCAATGGCGGGCTGCGAAATGCACGACGTGGTCAAGGCAATGGTCTGGCTGTGCGATCGCACCGATTTTGCCGGGTTCAACGCGGTCTATGGTGAATATTTTCCGATTGAACCGCCGACCCGTTCGGCCATCGTCAGCGATCTTCTGGTTGACGCGCGGGTTGAGGTCGAAGTTGTGGCTTACAAGCCCCTGAAAGCCGGAGGTTGA
- a CDS encoding amino acid synthesis family protein, with translation MLPELRKIVTFDEDIYRDGEKAADPVLRVIGVAAVVRNPWHGKGYVEDLGPEISRMGPVLGKVLTDRLIALVGSGDAIEAYGKACVAGTDCELEHASALIHTLKFGNFYREAVGAKTYLGFTNTRGPANIQIQIPLMDKHDSGRRSHYLTSQFSIYDAPAADELVVALGASTGGRPHHRIGDRYSDLEDLGRTVANPADV, from the coding sequence ATGCTTCCCGAACTCAGAAAAATTGTGACCTTTGACGAAGATATCTACCGCGATGGTGAAAAGGCCGCCGATCCGGTGCTGCGCGTCATTGGCGTTGCCGCCGTCGTCCGCAACCCGTGGCATGGCAAAGGCTATGTCGAGGATCTAGGCCCGGAAATCAGCCGCATGGGGCCGGTTCTGGGAAAGGTCCTGACCGATCGCTTGATCGCGCTGGTCGGGTCCGGCGATGCGATTGAAGCTTATGGTAAAGCTTGTGTGGCTGGCACCGATTGCGAACTGGAACATGCATCGGCCTTGATCCACACGTTGAAGTTTGGAAATTTCTACCGCGAAGCGGTCGGTGCAAAAACCTATCTTGGCTTTACCAACACACGCGGCCCGGCCAACATCCAGATCCAGATCCCGCTAATGGACAAACATGACTCCGGTCGCCGGTCGCATTATTTGACGTCGCAGTTCTCGATCTACGACGCACCGGCGGCAGATGAGCTCGTGGTCGCCCTCGGCGCCTCGACCGGTGGACGCCCGCATCACCGGATCGGGGATCGCTACAGCGATCTTGAGGATTTGGGCCGCACTGTTGCGAACCCGGCAGACGTATAA
- a CDS encoding 3-hydroxyacyl-CoA dehydrogenase NAD-binding domain-containing protein, protein MFLAPQDVTKVTSIGGGPIGGGWAAHFLARGYDVTLYLHDPKELPAFQAILDTAWVSLTNLGLAPGASRDRLRIVHDLEEAVRDAQFIQESAPENLGMKQALYKKLGEIVPEGVVIGSSTSGLMMTEIQANCATPGRCVIGHPFNPPYLLPLVEIVGGEQTDPEAVEWAGEFYKLAGKAPLLLKKEIPGFVATRLQEALWREALHMVANGEATPADIDIALINGPAPRMAVQGQCMAFHVACGAGGMATNLDQFGPALKLPWTRLEAPELTQALRDRMVDGCNAIAGGRGFEAMAEQRDRQIVAILNALRDSA, encoded by the coding sequence ATGTTTTTGGCCCCTCAGGACGTAACCAAAGTCACCAGCATCGGAGGTGGTCCGATCGGTGGTGGTTGGGCTGCGCATTTTTTGGCGCGGGGATATGATGTTACCTTGTATTTGCACGACCCTAAGGAATTGCCGGCCTTTCAGGCGATTCTGGATACTGCCTGGGTTAGCCTGACCAATCTTGGACTGGCGCCGGGTGCATCGCGTGACCGGCTCAGGATTGTTCACGACCTTGAAGAGGCCGTACGCGACGCCCAGTTCATTCAGGAAAGCGCACCTGAAAATCTTGGCATGAAGCAGGCGCTTTATAAGAAGCTGGGCGAAATCGTGCCCGAGGGTGTTGTCATCGGATCGTCCACCTCAGGTCTAATGATGACGGAGATTCAGGCAAACTGCGCCACGCCCGGACGCTGTGTTATTGGCCACCCGTTCAACCCGCCTTATCTGCTACCGCTGGTCGAGATTGTCGGTGGCGAACAGACGGACCCGGAAGCGGTAGAATGGGCCGGCGAATTCTACAAGCTCGCGGGGAAGGCACCGCTTTTGTTGAAGAAAGAGATCCCGGGATTCGTAGCGACTCGCCTGCAAGAGGCGCTGTGGCGGGAGGCCCTGCATATGGTCGCCAATGGTGAGGCCACACCTGCAGACATTGATATTGCGCTTATCAACGGCCCTGCACCGCGAATGGCGGTGCAGGGGCAGTGCATGGCGTTTCATGTCGCCTGCGGGGCGGGGGGTATGGCTACCAATCTGGATCAGTTTGGCCCCGCGCTCAAACTGCCCTGGACGCGCTTAGAAGCCCCCGAGCTGACGCAGGCGCTGCGCGATCGTATGGTGGACGGCTGCAACGCTATTGCGGGGGGCCGCGGTTTTGAGGCCATGGCCGAACAGCGCGATCGTCAGATTGTCGCTATTTTGAACGCGCTTCGGGACAGCGCTTGA
- a CDS encoding electron transfer flavoprotein subunit beta/FixA family protein — MKVLVPVKRVIDYNVKVRVKADGSGVDLTNVKMSMNPFDEISVEHAIRLKETGQADEVVVVSIGVKQAQETLRTALAMGADRAILVVATDDVHHDIEPLTVAKILKGIVDEQQPGLVLCGKQAIDNDMNATGQMLSALLGWSQATFASKIEIEGDKAKVTREVDGGLQTIEVKMPSVVTVDLRLNEPRYASLPNIMKAKKKPLDEKTPGDYGVEISSRLEIVKTVEPEARAAGIKVGSVDELVTKLKDAGCV, encoded by the coding sequence ATGAAGGTACTGGTACCTGTCAAACGTGTGATCGACTACAACGTGAAAGTGCGCGTGAAAGCGGACGGATCGGGGGTAGACCTCACCAATGTGAAGATGTCGATGAACCCGTTCGACGAAATCTCCGTCGAACACGCTATCCGCTTAAAAGAAACCGGTCAGGCCGATGAAGTCGTGGTGGTTTCGATCGGCGTCAAACAGGCGCAAGAAACCCTGCGGACAGCCCTGGCAATGGGCGCGGACCGGGCGATCCTAGTTGTAGCCACCGATGACGTACATCACGATATTGAACCACTGACCGTTGCCAAGATCCTCAAGGGGATCGTTGATGAACAACAGCCGGGTCTGGTGCTATGCGGCAAGCAAGCGATAGACAATGACATGAACGCAACCGGCCAGATGCTCTCGGCACTGCTCGGCTGGTCGCAAGCGACTTTCGCCTCAAAAATCGAGATCGAAGGCGACAAGGCCAAGGTCACCCGCGAGGTCGACGGCGGACTGCAAACCATCGAAGTCAAGATGCCCAGCGTCGTGACTGTCGACCTCCGGCTTAACGAGCCACGCTATGCCTCCTTGCCCAACATCATGAAGGCCAAGAAAAAGCCGCTAGATGAAAAGACACCGGGCGACTACGGCGTGGAAATCTCAAGCCGCCTGGAAATCGTAAAGACAGTCGAGCCTGAAGCCCGTGCTGCAGGCATCAAGGTCGGCTCGGTTGATGAACTGGTAACGAAACTCAAAGATGCGGGGTGCGTGTAA
- a CDS encoding alpha/beta fold hydrolase yields MINGTAVQRLGPKAAPAVVLIHGLGLNRDCWQWTTPALLAAGYQVIAYDLYGHGQSDPPPETPSLTLFSHQLLAVLDHFGIQKAAITGFSLGGMIARHFAQEHLDRTTAIAILHSPHRRTPEAQQAIVARVVQARLDGPAATIEAALERWFTQTFRQAHPETMALVRSWVLANDRAIYHTVYRVLVDGIDEITATQPPISCPAMVMTGDEDYGNGPEMSQAIAAEIPGAEIHILRGLRHMALAEKPDAVNTPLVAFLNTMISRGNAA; encoded by the coding sequence ATGATCAACGGCACTGCAGTTCAAAGATTGGGCCCCAAGGCGGCTCCGGCGGTTGTTCTGATTCATGGCCTGGGACTGAACCGGGACTGTTGGCAATGGACCACGCCTGCGCTGCTGGCCGCAGGGTATCAGGTTATCGCCTATGACCTCTATGGCCACGGTCAAAGCGATCCGCCGCCCGAAACACCATCGCTGACGCTGTTTTCCCACCAACTTTTGGCGGTGCTGGATCATTTTGGCATTCAAAAAGCAGCAATCACCGGATTTTCCTTGGGCGGCATGATCGCGCGGCACTTTGCGCAAGAACACCTTGACCGAACCACCGCTATCGCCATCCTGCATTCTCCCCACCGGCGGACGCCTGAGGCACAGCAGGCGATCGTAGCACGCGTCGTTCAGGCCCGCCTTGACGGCCCTGCCGCCACCATAGAGGCCGCGTTGGAGCGTTGGTTTACGCAAACATTCCGGCAGGCGCACCCCGAAACGATGGCTCTAGTGCGCAGCTGGGTGCTGGCCAATGACCGCGCGATCTATCACACGGTTTACCGCGTGCTGGTGGATGGGATCGACGAAATCACCGCGACACAGCCACCCATCAGCTGTCCTGCGATGGTGATGACCGGCGACGAAGATTACGGCAACGGCCCCGAGATGTCCCAAGCCATCGCTGCCGAAATCCCCGGCGCCGAAATACATATCCTGCGGGGCTTGCGCCACATGGCGCTCGCCGAAAAGCCCGATGCGGTGAACACACCGCTTGTCGCATTCCTGAACACAATGATTTCGCGGGGAAACGCTGCATGA
- a CDS encoding aldehyde dehydrogenase encodes MLIDGEWVPASDGGTFTSINPTTGDIWSEVPEATAEDVDRAVQAANRAFLGGPWAEMTPSARGKCLRNLADLLADQSEALGRTESIDTGKMLKETRWQAKYIAEFFQFYAGCADKISGETLPIDKPDLFVFTKREPLGVVAAVVPWNSQLFLVAVKIGPALAAGNTVVLKASEYASAAILEFGSLIEKAGFPPGVVNIVTGHGDPCGKSLTSHPLVARISFTGGPDAARHVLDNSKNNFAEVSLELGGKSPFIVFDDADIESAVNGSIAGIFGAAGQSCVAGSRLYLHEDIADAFLEKMIAITRSVKIGDPLAEETQMGPLCTAGQLENIEREVAYAISEGGKVLAGGKRPEGLAGQFYEPTIIECPRQDLRIVDTELFGPVLCVQRFKSEQEVIALANDTEHGLAAGIFTTNSARSLRVANAVRAGIVWVNTYRAVSPIAEFGGIKGSGYGRESGFQAMYDYTRPKTIWMNTSDEPMANPFVMR; translated from the coding sequence ATGTTGATAGATGGTGAATGGGTTCCTGCATCCGATGGCGGGACATTCACCAGTATCAATCCGACAACCGGAGATATCTGGAGCGAAGTGCCTGAGGCCACTGCAGAAGATGTGGACCGCGCTGTTCAGGCTGCCAACCGTGCTTTTCTGGGCGGACCATGGGCCGAGATGACACCAAGCGCACGGGGGAAGTGCCTGCGCAATCTGGCGGATCTTCTGGCCGATCAATCCGAGGCTTTGGGCCGCACAGAGTCCATCGATACCGGTAAAATGCTTAAGGAAACTCGCTGGCAGGCGAAATATATTGCCGAGTTCTTTCAGTTCTATGCGGGCTGTGCTGATAAAATCAGCGGAGAGACATTGCCCATCGATAAGCCGGATTTGTTTGTCTTTACCAAACGCGAACCTTTGGGCGTGGTTGCTGCGGTGGTGCCGTGGAATAGCCAGTTGTTCCTGGTTGCAGTCAAGATCGGCCCGGCGTTGGCCGCTGGCAATACGGTGGTGCTGAAAGCCAGTGAATACGCATCTGCGGCAATTTTGGAATTTGGTTCGCTGATAGAAAAGGCGGGTTTTCCGCCGGGTGTTGTCAACATTGTCACCGGCCATGGCGATCCATGCGGAAAATCACTGACCTCGCATCCGCTGGTGGCGCGAATTTCCTTTACCGGCGGGCCGGATGCGGCGCGTCATGTGCTGGATAATTCCAAGAACAACTTTGCCGAAGTCTCGCTGGAGCTGGGGGGGAAATCGCCGTTTATCGTCTTTGATGACGCAGATATAGAAAGCGCCGTGAACGGTTCCATCGCCGGGATTTTTGGGGCGGCGGGGCAAAGCTGTGTCGCCGGATCTCGGCTTTATCTGCATGAAGATATTGCCGATGCGTTTCTCGAAAAGATGATCGCCATCACCAGAAGCGTCAAAATCGGTGACCCGCTGGCGGAAGAAACCCAGATGGGGCCGCTTTGCACCGCTGGGCAGCTGGAGAACATCGAGCGCGAGGTCGCCTATGCCATTTCCGAAGGTGGTAAGGTTCTGGCCGGCGGTAAACGCCCCGAAGGCCTGGCTGGCCAGTTCTATGAGCCGACTATTATTGAATGCCCGCGTCAGGATTTGCGGATCGTTGATACCGAACTGTTCGGTCCTGTGCTTTGTGTGCAGCGGTTCAAATCCGAGCAAGAAGTGATTGCGCTGGCTAATGATACTGAACACGGGTTGGCCGCCGGTATTTTCACCACCAACAGTGCGCGGTCGCTGCGGGTCGCCAATGCGGTGCGGGCGGGTATCGTTTGGGTGAATACCTATCGGGCCGTGTCCCCGATTGCGGAATTCGGCGGGATTAAAGGGTCGGGTTACGGGCGCGAAAGCGGCTTTCAGGCCATGTACGATTACACCCGTCCAAAGACGATCTGGATGAACACATCTGATGAACCAATGGCAAACCCGTTCGTGATGCGTTGA
- a CDS encoding LLM class flavin-dependent oxidoreductase, with product MKFQIAINMERLDPSLDMKTVRDHTLDMVKMAEQGGFEIVWAAEHHAMEMTIAPNPFQLLTWWAEHTTTIRLGTAVAVAPYWSPIRLAGEAAMTDLLSNGRLEFGIGSGAYQREFDRMHPGLKQSDAWRYMQEMLPAVKALWAGDYAHDGEFWQFPTATSVPKPVQAEMPIWVAARAPITFDYAVKNGYNIQSWPLTRPMSEAELYMSRLNEAVANNPGKKRPEIAMMRHTAVYERPEDRAVPLAAVRRQLGQFENYFKNLGDVENGFAKEIPLDSLENRAEYDADMLTENLMFGTPEQVIEKIKGYEAIGVDSFIYYASLGLGHKEQKRSLELFCERVIPAFA from the coding sequence ATGAAATTTCAAATTGCCATAAATATGGAGCGTTTGGACCCCTCCCTCGATATGAAAACCGTTCGTGACCACACATTGGATATGGTCAAGATGGCCGAGCAGGGCGGCTTTGAAATTGTTTGGGCGGCGGAACATCATGCGATGGAAATGACCATCGCCCCGAACCCGTTCCAGTTGTTGACTTGGTGGGCTGAACACACCACCACCATCCGGTTAGGAACAGCTGTTGCGGTCGCACCTTACTGGTCCCCGATCCGTCTGGCGGGCGAAGCTGCGATGACCGATTTGCTCAGCAATGGGCGTCTGGAATTCGGTATCGGCTCCGGGGCCTATCAGCGTGAATTTGATCGGATGCATCCGGGTCTGAAGCAATCGGATGCCTGGCGTTACATGCAAGAAATGCTGCCCGCGGTCAAAGCGCTCTGGGCCGGTGATTATGCCCATGACGGCGAGTTTTGGCAGTTCCCTACCGCGACATCTGTACCCAAGCCGGTTCAGGCCGAGATGCCAATCTGGGTCGCAGCACGGGCCCCGATCACCTTCGATTATGCTGTCAAGAATGGCTATAATATCCAATCCTGGCCTTTGACCCGCCCCATGAGCGAGGCGGAGCTTTATATGTCGCGCCTAAACGAAGCGGTTGCGAATAATCCGGGCAAGAAGCGCCCAGAAATCGCGATGATGCGCCATACAGCGGTTTATGAACGCCCGGAAGATCGTGCGGTCCCGCTTGCCGCAGTACGCCGTCAGTTGGGACAGTTCGAGAATTACTTCAAGAATCTGGGCGATGTTGAAAACGGATTTGCAAAAGAAATCCCGTTGGACAGTCTGGAAAACCGGGCCGAATATGACGCGGACATGCTGACCGAAAACCTTATGTTCGGGACCCCCGAGCAGGTGATCGAGAAAATTAAGGGTTATGAAGCTATCGGCGTTGACAGCTTCATATATTACGCAAGCTTGGGCTTGGGACACAAAGAACAGAAGCGCTCGCTTGAACTGTTCTGTGAGCGCGTCATTCCGGCATTCGCCTAA
- a CDS encoding GlxA family transcriptional regulator: MEVEMESHTHPWHCLFVLIPRFNMMTLTALLEPLRIANYLSHEQIYSHEFCSINDETVSASNGMRQICQPLPETVKRNTTIFLLASWGGEAYANPKLLAWLRLQKRNGVQICGVEIGTYILARAGLLNHHTATTHWSYLQGFQEKFPEVKAVEQLYTEMGQIMTCAGGTAGFDLMLSFISRYRSQTLAGEIADQIMHHPLRPAAAPQRVTHGRGVDSLPLGVREAVRIIERNIEDPLRVADIAKKVGISQRQLERRFVANFNCSVARFGQLMRLQRARVLLVSTDLSISEISTASGFNTQSHFNLVFKKCFGRKPRHYRMAWPDSETAPKWPGTLSSFLNSVRKTSDKKDKCVTVDPDRP, from the coding sequence ATGGAAGTTGAAATGGAATCACACACCCACCCATGGCACTGCCTCTTTGTGCTTATCCCCAGATTTAACATGATGACGCTGACTGCATTACTTGAACCACTACGCATTGCGAACTACCTCTCGCATGAGCAGATTTATTCTCATGAATTTTGTTCAATTAACGACGAAACCGTCTCTGCCAGCAACGGCATGCGCCAGATCTGCCAGCCCTTGCCGGAGACGGTAAAGCGCAACACAACAATTTTTTTGCTCGCCAGCTGGGGGGGCGAAGCCTATGCGAACCCAAAGTTACTGGCCTGGCTGCGGCTCCAGAAACGTAACGGCGTTCAAATTTGCGGGGTAGAGATTGGGACCTATATCCTAGCGCGCGCCGGACTCCTCAACCATCACACAGCGACAACACATTGGTCTTATCTCCAGGGATTTCAGGAGAAATTTCCAGAGGTTAAGGCAGTTGAGCAACTCTATACGGAGATGGGCCAGATCATGACCTGCGCAGGTGGTACAGCAGGATTTGACCTCATGCTCAGCTTCATCAGCCGTTACCGAAGCCAGACACTGGCAGGCGAGATCGCCGATCAGATAATGCATCATCCGCTGCGCCCTGCGGCCGCTCCGCAGCGGGTCACCCATGGCAGAGGCGTTGACTCACTGCCACTTGGGGTGCGCGAGGCGGTGCGGATTATCGAAAGGAATATCGAAGACCCATTGCGTGTCGCAGATATCGCCAAAAAAGTTGGCATTTCACAGCGACAGCTGGAACGGCGGTTTGTTGCAAACTTTAACTGCTCGGTCGCGCGGTTTGGGCAGTTGATGCGGCTTCAGCGCGCCCGTGTCCTGCTTGTCTCTACCGATCTAAGTATCAGTGAAATTTCAACGGCCTCCGGCTTCAACACACAGTCGCATTTCAATCTGGTTTTCAAAAAGTGTTTCGGACGAAAACCAAGACACTACCGTATGGCTTGGCCGGACAGCGAAACCGCCCCAAAATGGCCCGGCACGCTGTCGTCCTTTCTCAACTCAGTCCGAAAAACTTCTGATAAGAAAGATAAATGCGTCACGGTCGATCCAGATCGACCGTGA
- a CDS encoding CoA transferase, translated as MTTQSAPNGILHGIRVLDLSRMLSGPYCTMMLADHGAEVIKIEEAGGDTSRNNGPYRDDDPDHEWAGYFVSLNRSKKSVVLDLKSDKGKAALKQLVANADILVENFRPGVMERLGLGYETLAEVRPGLVYAAIRGFGDPRSGASPYADWPSYDIVAQAMGGILSQTGPDADTPTKIGPGVGDVFAGMMMSFGIMAALRQAEATGKSQFVDVGMYDAILSLCERAVYFHDIQGTVAGPEGNEHPFLAPFALYPARDGQVAIGIVDDTFWRALTRAMGTPDLADDPRYATRADRTAHRRGINDLVASWTARHSKAQLATLLGGVVPFGPLNTIADIVADPHVAARRMLTQVPHPNPAAKPWTVAANPLRFTGAPLPAARTPSALGADTQTYLAEPAPVPMSDEEKRSLRNAFGAFPTGVTVVTTRQPDGTPRGFTANSFTSVSLDPPMLLICIAKNAYSCETFMAADHFAVNILSEDQKNVSGLFASRQPDKFENADWYAGHADMPVISGSLASLVCSQEKSVDAGDHIILIGRVEDYATNVGAPLGYHGGSYFRVGAEDPLVKAAARASNVRIGAVLRRDQEIMLLKAADGTFALPCAPDGTHSHEGLLAYLTDQGLQPGPQTLYAVYEDTAAGATGIFYHGTMQGNASASAEFAPINALPFDRISNASERRMLQRYAKEYEHGSFGIYQGNQDTGTVHQLAPVTPQTR; from the coding sequence ATGACCACTCAATCTGCTCCAAACGGTATTTTACATGGCATTCGGGTGCTTGATCTATCGCGAATGCTGTCCGGTCCCTATTGCACGATGATGCTGGCCGATCACGGGGCAGAAGTCATTAAGATCGAGGAGGCGGGGGGCGATACCAGCCGCAACAATGGCCCTTACCGCGATGATGATCCTGACCATGAATGGGCAGGGTATTTCGTCAGCCTCAACCGTTCCAAGAAAAGCGTCGTGCTGGATCTCAAGTCCGACAAAGGCAAAGCAGCGCTTAAACAGCTTGTCGCTAACGCTGATATTCTGGTCGAAAACTTCCGCCCCGGCGTGATGGAGCGCCTCGGGCTTGGTTATGAAACCCTGGCGGAGGTCCGACCCGGGCTGGTCTATGCGGCGATCCGCGGTTTTGGCGATCCGCGATCGGGCGCCAGCCCCTATGCCGACTGGCCCTCTTATGACATCGTGGCGCAGGCGATGGGTGGCATTTTGTCCCAAACCGGGCCAGATGCAGACACGCCAACCAAGATCGGTCCGGGCGTCGGCGATGTCTTCGCCGGGATGATGATGAGCTTTGGGATCATGGCCGCCCTGCGCCAGGCCGAAGCAACCGGTAAGTCACAATTCGTTGATGTGGGGATGTATGATGCCATCCTAAGTCTGTGCGAACGCGCGGTCTATTTTCATGATATCCAAGGCACAGTGGCCGGGCCAGAGGGCAATGAGCACCCGTTCCTTGCACCCTTTGCCTTGTACCCGGCGCGGGATGGTCAGGTCGCCATCGGAATTGTCGATGACACGTTCTGGCGTGCCCTGACGCGAGCGATGGGCACGCCCGATCTGGCCGATGACCCACGCTATGCCACCCGCGCCGACCGCACCGCGCATCGGCGCGGCATCAACGATCTGGTCGCAAGCTGGACGGCTCGGCACAGCAAGGCGCAGCTGGCAACCCTACTGGGCGGTGTCGTACCCTTTGGCCCACTCAACACCATTGCCGATATCGTCGCCGATCCGCATGTAGCGGCGCGCCGGATGCTGACGCAGGTGCCGCACCCCAATCCTGCCGCCAAACCCTGGACCGTCGCCGCCAATCCGCTACGCTTCACCGGCGCACCATTGCCGGCGGCCCGCACGCCTTCGGCACTCGGCGCGGACACGCAAACCTATCTTGCCGAACCAGCCCCCGTTCCAATGTCGGACGAGGAAAAGCGGTCTCTGCGAAATGCGTTCGGCGCATTCCCCACAGGGGTCACTGTCGTGACCACCCGTCAACCCGACGGCACGCCGCGCGGGTTCACCGCCAATTCCTTCACTTCGGTATCGCTTGATCCGCCAATGCTGCTGATCTGCATCGCCAAGAATGCGTATAGCTGCGAAACGTTTATGGCCGCAGATCATTTCGCCGTAAACATCCTGAGTGAAGATCAAAAGAATGTCTCCGGTCTTTTCGCCTCTCGGCAGCCTGACAAGTTTGAAAACGCCGACTGGTACGCGGGCCATGCCGATATGCCCGTCATCAGCGGATCACTCGCCAGCCTTGTCTGTTCACAGGAAAAGTCAGTGGATGCAGGGGATCACATCATCCTGATTGGGCGGGTCGAGGATTACGCCACCAATGTCGGCGCGCCTTTGGGCTATCACGGCGGGTCTTATTTCCGGGTTGGGGCCGAAGACCCGCTTGTTAAGGCCGCAGCGCGCGCCAGCAATGTACGGATCGGTGCAGTTCTGCGCCGTGATCAGGAAATCATGCTGCTCAAAGCCGCCGATGGCACGTTCGCTTTGCCCTGTGCGCCCGATGGCACCCATAGCCACGAAGGATTGCTGGCCTATCTGACGGATCAGGGGCTGCAACCCGGGCCTCAAACACTTTACGCCGTTTATGAAGACACCGCTGCAGGCGCAACCGGCATCTTTTATCATGGCACCATGCAAGGTAACGCGTCCGCCTCTGCCGAGTTTGCCCCCATCAATGCCCTCCCTTTTGACCGGATCAGTAACGCGTCGGAGAGAAGAATGTTGCAGCGCTATGCCAAGGAATACGAGCACGGCAGCTTTGGCATTTACCAGGGCAATCAAGACACCGGCACCGTTCATCAACTGGCCCCGGTCACCCCGCAAACACGATAA